A segment of the Solanum stenotomum isolate F172 unplaced genomic scaffold, ASM1918654v1 scaffold23258, whole genome shotgun sequence genome:
aacaaataaaaggcgGAGCCAGAATTAGAAATTTTCGACATCAAACCAGTGATCACAGTTTAGAGTCCTTAACATTGGTCTCAATAGGATGTCAAAATTTGACATTAGAACGAACTTTACTTCTGCCGCTTAAAGGGGCTGGAACACCCTCTCGGCATCTGCATCACAAAGATACCAACCCTGTTGAAGAATGGcaaatgaaaagtaaaattattgaGTGTCGTCTTATTAGATAAACCAATTTGTTGTAAGcagaaataataattcaaaagtCAGAGAACCTTTTCAATGGTATAATAGTTATACAACTTCTCAGAATACCGAGAGTCTGaacaattagtcaaattgagatacatcaaaataaaaaatcaatgagGATGTAAGCAGCAGNACACCATTTGTGTGATATATAGGAGAGCATAGGTGAAACGCAAAGCTGCTATATGCATTGCACTGATATAATACTTTTTAAAGACATAAAACAccaaatctatttttaaaaataaaaacaaaaatctaaATTGTTATAGATGAACCACTTGACTATCGATTGAACTACTTATGTATAATTACtgtaaaaaatgaacaaataaaaggcgGAGCCATGATTAGAAATTTTCGACATCAAACCAGTGATCACAGTTTAAAGTCCTTAACATTGGTCTCAATAGGATGTCAAAATTTGACATTAGAACGAACTTTACTTCTGCCGCTTAAAGGGGCTGGAACACCCTCTCGGCATCTGCATCACAAAGATACCAACCCTGTTGAAGAATGGcaaatgaaaagtaaaattattgaGTGTCGTCTTATTAGATAAACCAATTTGTTGTAAGcagaaataataattcaaaagtCAGAGAACCTTTTCAATGGTATAATAGTTATACAGCTTCTCAGAGTACCGAGAGTCTGaacaattagtcaaattgagatacatcaaaataaaaaatcaatgagGATGTAAGCAGCAGTACAATGTTATGCTATTTTACAAGTGATGCATGTCTGGAGTACGAGTAGAGCAGAAACAAGAACTTATAACTTGAAATCTAATGTAAGTAATCTGTCTGTGAGATAGTGGATATGTAAATAAAACACAAGCTGCAAGATGGTATCAATAGTGTAATTTTCATGGATCTTATGTTCTGCAGAATCTGTTTTCATCTAACACGATGGCAATATCATTTGTCTTGTATGAGCAAGTAATTGGCTTATCACTTCGTTTGAGTCAGATGTTAGTCTATAACCACTGTAAGAAGAAATAGTACTGagtaattaggaaaaaaaaagaaattcaacttgTGCGTGAAACTTTCAATTGCATTATGCTCTAGGAAAGATCTCTTTACCTCATCTCTAATCTTACATAGTAATACAGCAAAGAAACTGTCAACTTGAGATCGAACTTCTAGTTCGTAAACTCTGCTTCATCCGAAGAGAGGAATCAATCTATATTTTCTGCTAGTCTTTTCCCCCTTTTTAGTAGTAAAATCTAGCTCTTGCATCTTCATTCGATACAGGAAATGGTTGTACCTTGTGCATGCAACTTTCAATTGCATAATACTCTAGCAAAGATTCCTTTACCTCATCTCTaatcttatatagtaatatgtTTTAGCAAAGAAATTGCTACTGAAGAGAAAATCCTTACTTGTATTAGCGGAAAGAAAATGTGTACTACCAAGAATAATGTTGTATCTTGTAGCTTTAGTTCCTTtcctattttatataatataatagacAGAAAAGTGTGACAGTAAGCACAACTATACATTCTCCAACAACATTTTGTACGAAGAAGTTTTTAGTAGGCACCAAATATCAGACGAATGAGTTGCTAGCCCACTTCCTTCTTTGAATATCTAGTTTAAATTTCGACAAAAAATTGATTCGAAGATGCacatgtgtagttaaattatcattttatctaTCATTTTTAAAGTGCACTGTGTCATACAACATACAAGAGaaacttcttttaattttggacAGAAGTATATAATTAGTCAGATAGCATATTCTCAAACATATTAAAGAAAGACACAATATAtaatatgccctttaacttagCTAGAGGTGGCATCTACAccctttaattttttgtttgcacaagtaaacacttaaacaTTACTGATACTCATTGACTAGCAGAATGTCAAGGTCTGATTTGCTCTAGTTCTCCATTACGCACCATTTAAATCTATTTGACCATATACAATCTCTAATTGCAAAATTAATAGAATTTTTCTTACAGAATATAATGGAGCGTGTTGTGAATCCTGGACCGATTGATCGTACACTTCTTCTCTCTCAGCATGAGCATAAATCAAAATTGTTATGGAAAAGTGAGATATCATTTACTAGCCTTATGAGGACGGTGCGCATGAATGATGCCTGGATTTATTTCGTTTGCATCGACCTCATGGACGTGTTAAGGAGATCTTACGTAGGTCAGGACTGTATGATGTAGTTTGTGTGGGCAGGATGCAGTATGACCGTGCCCTTGTTACAGCTATGGTTGAGCGTTGAAGGCCAGAGACTCATTGCTTCCACTTACCTTTTGGTGAGGTCACGATTACATTACAGGATGTGCAAGTCTTGTTTGGTTTGCGCATCGATGGTGATATTGTGTACATGCAGGATGCTACACGGAGGATTCGTCCATGGCGTACTTTATTAGAGACACTCACAGGATGCGCCATAGCACCTGCTGATTTGGATGGTGCAAGCCGGGTGAGGATACATAGCATTACCGGCTACTTGCAAGATCAGTTACAAGTAGATCCGATAGGAGATGCTACTCCAGTGGAGCGGGTTGAGAAAATTTCTAGACTTTACATGCTTGTTATATTGGGGGGTGTCTTATTTCTGAACACGTTGGGGAACCTTATTATCTTACAATACTTGGCGTTCCTAGATCCCATCCACGACGTAGGTAAGTATAGTTGGGGCAGTGCAGTGTTAGCCTACTTGTACCGTGCACTTTGTCGGGCATTTATCGGTAATGTGGTTGACATTTGCGAATTTATTCCTCTCCTTCAGGTAACTTTGctaaagttttaaaatacaTTCAAATACAAAGAATCTTTTAACATTATACTGTacaagaatattttttctatattcaaatttttaaaatatttaaattagatacaaataatttctaaaaattattaaaaatagatatatgtaattgttaatttttttttgttaatgatgatagtttaattattttgtttgtcaCATTAAGGTTTGGTGTTGGGAGAGGATCTTGCCTGTACAACCATCACCACTCTCGTCTCCAGATGTTACTTTCATTATGCCAGTGGATGATATGCCTCAAACACCCGgaagaaaaaaagttgttaAAAGAATTGTAAAGAATGTGAACATAAAGGATCTTCCGGCCAAAAAGAGGAAGAGGGACAATGAAGATGAGGATGGATATACGGGACTTAGACCGCGAGATGTTCTACGGATTTCAAGAAAGGGTCTCGATTGAGAACTTCAGATTGGTTAGTATCTTGACAATTtctctatttatctttttctgAATAAATAGATTAAGACATTTAAGACTGAACTgttcaaatatgataaaaaagatGTCAATTTCTCTTTAGCTATCTCTGTCAATTGTGAAATCAAAAGTTATTAAGCGCTGTGAAACTGCAGGCTCTTTTAGGAAATGCTACTGAAGCTATGAGGGAGTCAAGGGTGCATGATATTCTGAATGCGGTAAGATGCATCTGATCTTTAGAATCAGTCAAAAGTCAAGTTTAAACTATTTTCTACTGTAAATGTGAGATTAAGCTCCAGTGGTTAGAAATAATGTAGCCTGCTTTCATCTTCGAATAATGTAGCATGTGATCCAGCCATTTTACTACTGAAAGGCTAGCTTCCATAGATGTATTGTCTGTCTTCTGTCTGTGTCCGTATATGGAAATTTCTTTTGAATTGTTCAAATACACACTTAACATTGAAGCTTATTGTCCTTTCACCTTTCAGATGACAACATTGTCATATAAGAAATTGGACTTTGAAGAGTTTTGTGCTGCTGCAATCAGCACATATCAATTGGAGGCTCTCGAGGAATGGGAGCAGATTGCAGCCGTGGCATTCCAGCATTTTGAGCAAGAAGGAAATCGGCATGTTTCCGTAGAGGAATTGGCTAGGGTGGGTATCTTTATATTACCATAGCTGTTAGTATTCAACAAATTCTAGTTTGAGGAAATTCTGAATCTGGTTTGACAACTATGCAGGAGTTGAATGTGGGTCCAACAGCTCATTCCATTCTCAGAGATTGGATAAGAAATGATGGAAAACTCAACATGCTtggataattattattttaattatatatagttattatttttgtgtatatatctttttttgaGGGTgaatagtattattattttaattatatatagttattattttgtgtatgtatttttttttaaaaaagtgaatgaaaaaatttgaaaatataaacaCTCGGGGATGatcaaaaatacaaataaaaagttGCATAGAATTGATACAAGAATAAATTAACACAATTAAACATCTTTCTTTAGCTACTACCACCATATGAGGCGTTTCGAGCTTGTGAAGGACAGTTACGCCTATCATGGCCTATTTGTTTGCACGTTGAACATTTGCGAGTAAGTGTACTTGCGGGAACATCCATTTCATTACGTATAGGGGTGATTTTATTTACGCCCACTtttcgtaaatattttttatttgctatCATAAGAAAAGGACTATCAGGCCAATATTTTTCACCGCCGAGTGGATTGAATTGTCCAGAGTAGGCTTTTTTGTAGCTACGCACGCTAAATTCTGGTGCCATATGCTCCCATGCTTGATACCCAATTTGGTCAAATTCCTTTATTGCATGAGAACACGGAATGTGGTATGATTGCCATTTACCACATTGACATTTTCCTTGTGATGCATTTACAATGTGTTTATTACCACCACTGCCATGATGCATATGTGTTTGCACCTCAAATATGTTTTTCCTTTGTTGGTGATAGTTGATAAGTGTGTGACGCTGTGACTTTTTTCGATTATCCTCAAAAATCTTGAATGGTTTAGGCATCCATTGTTGCTTTTGTTGTACTAGCTGATTGACAAATTTTGATCTTGTAACAAATCGGTTCACAATCTGATTGTAAGTGAGTCTTACCATTGCAGTAACTGGCAGGCCCCTGGCTGACTTAAGAAGACCATTGAATGACTCGGAACTGTTTGT
Coding sequences within it:
- the LOC125851175 gene encoding CDPK-related kinase 3-like → MKMRMDIRDLDREMFYGFQERVSIENFRLALLGNATEAMRESRVHDILNAMTTLSYKKLDFEEFCAAAISTYQLEALEEWEQIAAVAFQHFEQEGNRHVSVEELARELNVGPTAHSILRDWIRNDGKLNMLG
- the LOC125851174 gene encoding protein MAIN-LIKE 2-like; the protein is MERVVNPGPIDRTLLLSQHEHKSKLLWKRCSMTVPLLQLWLSVEGQRLIASTYLLDATRRIRPWRTLLETLTGCAIAPADLDGASRVRIHSITGYLQDQLQVDPIGDATPVERVEKISRLYMLVILGGVLFLNTLGNLIILQYLAFLDPIHDVGKYSWGSAVLAYLYRALCRAFIGNVVDICEFIPLLQVTLLKF